A region of Saprospiraceae bacterium DNA encodes the following proteins:
- a CDS encoding GxxExxY protein, producing the protein MSHLIEELTLDSELTYKIIGCAMSVHRALGNGFQEVIYQRALVVEFDAVGLNFLREKEIDIFYKGFNIGTRRVDFLVEDRIIVEIKATTHLEPAHMAQAINYIEAFGFKIGLLLNFGCTSLQYKRVFKSITKSVNKNMNHNDCHKTIF; encoded by the coding sequence ATGTCTCATCTCATTGAAGAACTTACACTTGATTCTGAATTAACATACAAAATCATAGGTTGCGCAATGTCTGTTCATAGAGCTCTGGGTAATGGATTTCAGGAGGTAATTTACCAACGTGCGTTGGTTGTTGAGTTTGATGCAGTAGGATTAAACTTTTTAAGGGAAAAAGAAATTGATATCTTTTATAAAGGATTTAACATCGGAACAAGAAGAGTTGATTTCCTGGTTGAAGATCGCATTATTGTTGAAATCAAGGCAACCACTCATCTGGAACCTGCGCACATGGCTCAAGCGATTAACTACATCGAAGCTTTTGGATTTAAGATTGGGCTGTTGCTTAATTTTGGATGTACATCCCTGCAGTATAAAAGAGTGTTCAAGTCAATAACCAAAAGCGTTAACAAGAATATGAACCACAATGATTGTCATAAAACTATATTCTAA
- a CDS encoding gliding motility-associated C-terminal domain-containing protein — protein sequence MKIKKNVLLIFLVFNWAFIHGQFIHTSADCTPGWQGVVLRGNSYIEPPELTCDMVKNGELRIDPSLSNISDYWTQFELCDTICTGNEFIFQSRIINNASIGGRPAYDFGMNIIGENKTISLTLMGDKWAQSLTSIVSGNIIHRNRSEFVMNFNDWNIITLRISADSVSFIANDSVFFAFAHDDPICNINKLVLAFRGSGAIDWIKINNLDNQPLYEENFNDCNNLTNPKSCFELLPHFTFKQTFNCQTGSLNVIPAPGLKSKFTYQISPNPNQTGPNDTFFENLPPGNYQVDITSDCPDTTIIYSIRVPKPLRDSLIQINHVGCNELGQVVLTGLDGTPPYQYNRNGGTFQTHNVFDSLSAGSYVFTILDSSHCQVQVNLTILEKVTPLQFIVDSSKLFLSCLDSTVFIHLNAIGSIPPYIFILNDSIVQSHGYFMQLTKGENHIHITDSLKCKNIDYYFSVMDQRDPSFHQDSFILCDGESITIGHNLYNVSGNYLDTIKTRFGCDSIILTNLLINETITAELSKVLCGKDSFQLGNTVLKTEGRYSIVLESTNGCDSILNVTITRDHSNQCDSICEIQIPNVFTPNGDGVNDEFIYPEINSSLSSMKIFNRWGNLVFQSTQSGEGWDGTFNGQNANPETYIYLIEYECITGAPKIKKGSITLIR from the coding sequence ATGAAAATTAAAAAAAACGTATTGTTAATATTCCTCGTATTCAATTGGGCATTCATACATGGCCAATTCATACACACCTCTGCAGATTGCACTCCGGGCTGGCAGGGAGTAGTACTCAGAGGTAATTCGTATATTGAACCCCCGGAGCTTACCTGTGATATGGTGAAAAATGGAGAACTTCGAATTGACCCATCTCTGTCAAACATTTCAGATTATTGGACACAATTCGAGCTATGCGATACCATCTGCACAGGAAATGAATTTATTTTCCAATCCCGAATTATTAACAATGCTTCCATTGGAGGCCGACCAGCATATGATTTTGGCATGAATATCATTGGAGAAAATAAAACGATTAGTTTAACACTTATGGGTGATAAATGGGCACAAAGTTTAACAAGCATTGTCTCTGGAAATATTATTCATCGCAATCGCTCTGAATTCGTAATGAATTTTAATGATTGGAACATCATTACATTAAGAATATCTGCCGATAGTGTTTCTTTTATTGCAAATGATTCCGTCTTTTTTGCTTTTGCTCATGATGACCCGATCTGCAATATCAATAAATTAGTTTTGGCTTTTCGCGGTTCAGGTGCCATTGATTGGATCAAAATTAATAACTTAGATAATCAACCACTTTATGAAGAAAACTTTAATGATTGCAATAATCTAACAAATCCCAAATCATGTTTCGAACTCTTACCACATTTTACTTTTAAACAAACTTTTAATTGCCAGACTGGAAGTCTGAACGTGATTCCAGCCCCTGGGCTTAAATCAAAATTCACATATCAGATTTCTCCAAACCCCAATCAAACAGGTCCTAATGATACTTTTTTTGAAAATTTGCCTCCTGGTAATTACCAAGTAGATATCACCTCAGATTGCCCAGATACTACAATCATATATTCCATTCGAGTGCCTAAGCCACTTCGCGACAGCCTCATCCAAATCAATCACGTGGGTTGTAATGAATTGGGACAAGTTGTTTTAACAGGTCTGGATGGAACTCCACCCTACCAATATAATAGAAATGGAGGAACTTTTCAAACTCACAATGTTTTTGATTCTCTGTCGGCAGGTAGCTACGTCTTTACCATTTTGGATTCTTCCCACTGTCAGGTTCAAGTTAATTTGACCATCCTGGAAAAAGTTACACCACTTCAATTTATAGTTGATAGCAGTAAGCTCTTCTTAAGCTGCCTGGATTCAACTGTATTCATTCATTTAAATGCAATTGGTTCGATTCCTCCTTACATTTTTATACTGAATGACTCAATCGTCCAAAGTCATGGATACTTTATGCAACTTACCAAGGGTGAAAATCATATCCATATTACAGATAGCTTAAAGTGTAAGAATATAGATTATTATTTTTCAGTTATGGACCAAAGAGACCCCTCTTTTCATCAAGATAGTTTTATTTTGTGTGATGGCGAATCCATAACCATTGGTCATAATTTATATAATGTCTCAGGAAATTACTTAGATACTATTAAAACAAGATTTGGTTGTGATAGTATAATCTTGACAAATCTGTTAATAAACGAAACTATCACCGCAGAATTAAGCAAAGTCCTTTGTGGGAAGGATAGCTTCCAATTGGGAAATACCGTCCTCAAAACAGAGGGGAGATATTCAATTGTTTTGGAAAGTACAAATGGATGCGACAGTATTTTAAATGTAACCATCACCCGTGATCATTCAAATCAATGCGATAGCATTTGTGAGATTCAAATTCCAAATGTTTTTACACCCAATGGTGATGGCGTCAACGATGAGTTTATCTATCCTGAGATAAATTCCAGCTTGAGTAGCATGAAAATATTCAACCGGTGGGGCAATCTTGTTTTTCAATCCACTCAGTCAGGAGAAGGTTGGGATGGAACTTTCAATGGACAAAATGCAAATCCTGAGACTTATATTTACCTCATTGAATACGAATGTATAACAGGAGCTCCAAAAATAAAAAAGGGCTCAATAACATTAATTCGATGA
- a CDS encoding histidine kinase has translation MEFTVDQKLWKEPWFPLVLFCLLLIFITGLAYYLYRFQMSKKKINLLQQETKYHQARMLTAQINPHFMSNFLTSIQNSVSFQDTEKANEKLLQVADFLRKFLGSINSNEQGGLIRLSDELEIIRLFLEMQNVLHSGYLKWDFNMPNEFDPTEWLVPPLMLQPYVENAVVWGIDGRESRKGLIDITIVETDKNLIINIEDDGIGIEQAKNLRPHRERKMEESGAQIVRQRIALLQSMGIELDCKLFSDENGTNVSISYPKIRT, from the coding sequence TTGGAATTTACGGTGGATCAAAAATTATGGAAAGAGCCCTGGTTTCCTTTGGTATTATTCTGTTTGTTATTGATATTTATCACTGGCCTAGCCTATTACCTCTACCGTTTCCAAATGAGTAAGAAAAAAATTAACCTTCTGCAACAGGAAACTAAATATCATCAGGCAAGAATGCTCACCGCACAGATTAATCCACATTTCATGAGCAATTTTTTAACCAGTATCCAGAATTCGGTTAGCTTCCAGGATACAGAAAAAGCCAATGAAAAATTGCTACAGGTAGCAGATTTCCTCCGCAAATTTTTAGGGAGCATCAACAGTAATGAACAGGGAGGGTTAATCCGTTTGAGCGATGAACTTGAAATCATACGTTTATTCTTAGAAATGCAAAACGTATTGCATAGTGGATACCTTAAATGGGATTTTAACATGCCAAATGAATTTGATCCTACAGAATGGCTGGTGCCACCTCTCATGCTACAACCCTATGTTGAAAATGCTGTCGTATGGGGAATTGACGGCCGAGAATCGAGAAAAGGACTTATCGATATCACAATTGTTGAAACGGATAAAAATTTAATTATTAATATTGAAGATGATGGCATCGGCATCGAGCAGGCTAAAAATTTAAGACCTCATCGCGAACGCAAAATGGAAGAGTCCGGAGCTCAGATCGTAAGACAGCGAATTGCTTTATTACAATCGATGGGTATTGAACTAGATTGCAAGTTATTTAGCGATGAAAACGGCACAAATGTTAGTATTAGTTATCCAAAAATTCGCACATGA
- a CDS encoding response regulator, producing the protein MNYFMVEDQCDPRELIQMYLSEDFPRLKMAGYSESYSGALKQIPAIKPDLLLLDINLGSHDAYQLLDQLHSSGLFCPKLIIFISAYVDSERILKAFEYYPLRYITKPIDRRKLQVSIDQAIHQFNLIQQIDENKIPIRTFQKTKLRIPKIRGEIEILDLEHILFLQSSHEGQVTKIFNTLQSTPILSSRHLGYFKELLFEYKYFFSISQSLLVNLNYLKSYTHQTKSLQLHKWPEAIIASRRGGEELKRWLCGE; encoded by the coding sequence ATGAACTATTTTATGGTTGAAGACCAATGTGATCCCCGGGAATTGATTCAAATGTATTTGTCAGAAGATTTTCCACGATTAAAAATGGCTGGATATTCGGAATCCTATTCTGGAGCATTGAAACAAATCCCTGCTATTAAACCAGACCTATTACTATTGGATATCAACCTGGGAAGCCACGATGCTTACCAACTACTGGATCAATTGCACAGTAGTGGATTGTTTTGCCCCAAGCTTATCATTTTTATTTCAGCTTATGTAGATTCGGAAAGAATTTTAAAAGCCTTTGAATATTATCCACTCCGCTATATCACTAAACCTATAGATCGCCGAAAACTTCAGGTCAGCATTGATCAGGCTATCCACCAATTTAATCTGATCCAGCAAATTGATGAAAATAAAATCCCAATTCGCACCTTCCAAAAAACCAAACTGAGGATTCCAAAAATTCGCGGAGAAATTGAAATTCTCGATCTTGAACACATTTTATTCCTCCAATCATCACACGAAGGACAAGTAACAAAAATATTTAATACACTACAATCAACTCCCATATTATCATCAAGACATCTGGGTTATTTTAAGGAATTACTTTTTGAATACAAATATTTTTTTTCAATAAGTCAAAGCCTCCTGGTCAATCTCAACTATCTTAAATCATATACCCATCAGACTAAATCGCTTCAGCTGCATAAATGGCCTGAAGCAATCATAGCATCCAGGCGTGGGGGTGAAGAATTGAAAAGATGGTTGTGCGGAGAGTGA
- a CDS encoding tetratricopeptide repeat protein, producing MNPILLYFLQITSLLILSINTFGQNQINSVVNNPNKPSQSNKIYAIVIGISDYLEYKDLKYADRDAQYFYEYLTSEIGPFVPKENILLLTNSEATFDNINIQLQNLNEKLKIGDELIIYFAGHGDYSKALHTNPGFLVCYNSSKTGVFISGNAIKLYELDNFTKTLVIDKKVRVIIILDMCHAGKFNFPLANQELSPLSKKLYRNAQEIRILSCQDYETSQEDSSFGGGRGVFSYFLLEGFYGNADLDNDNNISVFEIEKYLGENVPFAIEGYRQYPNIFGDKKETLFKLNKEILNKNKKETLKATQSIGYNTRGSQRSENIDSQTSLILSLFHKSIINKNFFHPKDSCTEYYFNFIKSNYTTLCDSLQLSRQYARALLDAVQIAINNLMASNPEEITLSKKRKLHSYNQYLKYLEKALDLLGENYFMYSKILSRKYFLEGYLSSLTTQNPNKDLATKCVSLFKTALNYDPNSSESYWQLTSVYGNLLYQKDSFEYYANKLIEIEPTWMYATSDISKIYMEIFKDYDKAYQILIQSLSADSNSIFILNRMGRYYHLKGNFKEAQKYLLKALSQDSNFIYALHNLGNAYLDSRQYAKAREIYEKIIKLDSTQHITIHNQGLISFLEKQYTQAIEYFNKSITLDSTFLPNYHYLGIIYSFNGNFIHAEYMLKKCIDLNPTNFMPYSDLFKLYLKSNRKQEALNNLYKCLELGPNSLYTLTNLGSYYFYIKNYELAKVVLNEVIKSDSNIFEPNYYLASIYSLQSKNRIAFKYLTKALRLQELSHSRIELKEDINFENLRRDKKRWAKLNIQY from the coding sequence ATGAATCCCATTTTACTCTATTTTCTTCAAATTACTTCATTACTCATACTGTCCATCAATACCTTTGGTCAAAATCAAATCAACTCAGTTGTTAATAACCCCAACAAACCATCTCAAAGCAATAAAATTTATGCCATTGTGATTGGTATTTCAGACTATTTGGAATACAAAGATTTAAAGTATGCTGACAGAGATGCACAGTATTTTTACGAATATCTTACCTCAGAAATTGGCCCATTTGTACCTAAAGAAAATATCCTCTTGCTTACAAATAGTGAGGCTACTTTCGACAATATTAATATACAACTGCAAAATCTAAATGAAAAGCTTAAAATTGGTGATGAATTAATTATTTATTTTGCAGGCCATGGAGATTACTCAAAAGCACTGCACACCAATCCAGGATTCCTTGTTTGTTATAACTCTTCAAAAACTGGTGTTTTCATAAGTGGAAACGCAATTAAATTGTATGAACTTGATAATTTCACAAAAACTCTAGTTATTGATAAAAAAGTAAGAGTAATAATTATTTTGGATATGTGTCACGCAGGAAAATTCAATTTTCCTCTCGCCAATCAGGAATTATCACCTCTATCTAAAAAGTTGTATAGAAATGCTCAGGAAATAAGAATTCTTAGTTGCCAGGATTATGAAACAAGTCAGGAAGACTCTAGTTTTGGTGGTGGGCGAGGTGTATTTAGTTACTTTTTGTTAGAAGGTTTCTATGGAAACGCAGATCTTGACAATGATAATAACATATCCGTATTTGAAATCGAAAAATATTTGGGAGAAAATGTTCCATTTGCAATTGAAGGGTATCGTCAATACCCCAATATATTTGGAGATAAAAAAGAAACTCTATTTAAATTAAACAAAGAAATTTTAAACAAGAATAAAAAAGAAACTTTAAAAGCAACTCAATCAATTGGATATAATACTAGAGGATCCCAACGCAGTGAAAATATAGATTCTCAAACAAGCTTAATCCTATCACTTTTTCATAAGTCAATTATAAATAAAAATTTCTTCCATCCAAAAGACAGTTGCACAGAATATTATTTCAATTTTATAAAATCAAATTATACCACTCTGTGTGATAGCTTACAACTTAGCAGACAATATGCCAGAGCATTGCTCGATGCGGTACAAATTGCTATAAATAATTTAATGGCTTCCAATCCGGAAGAAATTACACTTTCAAAAAAAAGGAAACTTCATAGTTATAACCAATATCTAAAATATTTAGAGAAAGCTCTAGATCTACTAGGTGAAAATTACTTTATGTATTCTAAAATTCTTTCCAGAAAATATTTTCTTGAAGGCTATTTATCATCACTTACTACCCAAAATCCAAATAAAGATTTAGCTACCAAATGTGTTTCCTTATTCAAAACCGCATTAAATTACGATCCCAATTCCTCAGAAAGCTATTGGCAATTAACCTCAGTTTATGGAAATCTACTTTACCAAAAAGACTCTTTTGAATATTATGCAAATAAATTAATTGAAATTGAACCTACCTGGATGTATGCCACATCAGATATTTCAAAAATTTATATGGAAATATTTAAAGATTATGACAAAGCATATCAAATTCTCATACAATCGCTTTCAGCAGATTCTAACTCCATATTTATTTTAAATCGAATGGGAAGATATTATCACCTTAAAGGAAATTTTAAAGAAGCTCAAAAATATTTGCTTAAAGCCCTTTCACAGGATTCAAATTTTATATACGCACTACATAACTTAGGAAATGCCTACTTAGATAGTCGGCAATATGCCAAAGCAAGAGAAATTTATGAAAAAATAATCAAATTAGACTCAACTCAGCACATTACCATCCATAACCAAGGATTAATTTCATTTTTAGAAAAACAATATACTCAGGCCATTGAATATTTTAATAAATCCATAACTCTTGATAGTACATTTCTGCCCAATTATCACTATCTAGGAATTATTTACTCCTTTAATGGAAACTTCATTCATGCAGAATATATGCTTAAAAAGTGCATCGATTTGAATCCCACAAATTTTATGCCTTACTCAGACTTATTTAAACTATATCTTAAATCAAATCGCAAGCAAGAAGCTTTAAATAATTTATACAAGTGCCTCGAATTAGGGCCAAATAGTTTATATACACTTACTAATTTAGGAAGTTACTATTTCTATATAAAAAATTACGAATTAGCAAAAGTTGTTCTAAACGAAGTTATTAAATCAGACAGCAACATATTTGAGCCAAATTACTACCTTGCCAGCATCTATAGTCTTCAGTCAAAAAATCGCATAGCCTTTAAGTATTTAACAAAAGCATTGAGACTTCAGGAATTATCACATTCTAGAATTGAACTTAAAGAAGATATTAATTTTGAGAACTTACGGAGAGATAAAAAAAGGTGGGCTAAACTAAATATTCAATATTAA
- a CDS encoding ankyrin repeat domain-containing protein gives MCIGKYKNGLFPIIAFILFLSISLHAQVNELSDAISKGHFKKSKELCTTSRWLNIVSGQLNWTPIYFAIFQAGIDSSAYIKLHKKYKENLLPTYRGHKESFLEMCKTLIDSGIKLNSFDKKGRSPLYYAALFRLDTLVDYFIANGATIEDSDDLFRIAASFGYPNICKQLLKYKLDPCATGKECFAPIHLAAINGHTQVLKTILESKINVDCLTREGYASFSGLTALQLAAMNGQAEIVALLIQSEAKTNVTNSQKENILHFAAKGPRQDVYKLDKKGEPEDYIYVKGSDLKTAMIVDSFVPELGIHDQIGANPLHWAAYFRNLELCTYFISKKQYPVVVQNDAAHCFATALNHTMHWIDPHIELKVQETEKIINYWEIAETKYRYSLQKINNKLLGKKLLQIGTIALAVAAASYQASIDAASSGFGYSSINYPIIESGDLPSIKKHIHRQITICQNFRNFLKIKNSIPEQKGIHEEIKNLLNHE, from the coding sequence ATGTGTATTGGCAAATATAAAAATGGTTTGTTCCCAATTATTGCCTTTATTCTTTTCCTTTCCATCAGCCTTCATGCGCAAGTCAATGAACTTTCAGATGCGATCTCCAAAGGCCATTTTAAAAAATCCAAAGAATTATGTACCACTTCCAGGTGGCTCAATATAGTTTCCGGACAATTAAATTGGACCCCAATCTACTTTGCAATCTTTCAAGCCGGGATTGATTCGAGTGCATATATCAAACTTCACAAAAAATACAAAGAAAATTTACTGCCCACATACCGCGGTCATAAAGAGTCTTTTCTTGAAATGTGTAAAACCCTTATTGACTCAGGTATTAAATTAAACTCCTTCGACAAAAAAGGAAGAAGTCCTCTGTATTATGCTGCATTGTTCCGGCTCGATACCTTGGTTGATTATTTCATCGCCAATGGCGCAACTATAGAAGATTCGGACGACTTATTCCGCATCGCGGCTTCATTTGGTTACCCTAACATTTGTAAACAATTATTAAAATACAAACTCGATCCTTGCGCTACAGGTAAAGAATGCTTTGCTCCTATTCATTTAGCTGCTATAAACGGTCATACTCAGGTCCTTAAAACTATTCTCGAATCTAAAATTAATGTTGATTGCCTCACCAGGGAAGGTTATGCAAGTTTTTCAGGACTAACAGCACTGCAGCTGGCAGCTATGAATGGTCAAGCTGAAATCGTGGCACTATTGATCCAATCCGAAGCTAAAACAAATGTCACAAACTCACAAAAAGAAAATATTTTACACTTCGCAGCAAAAGGCCCGAGACAAGATGTTTACAAACTCGACAAAAAAGGAGAACCTGAAGATTATATATATGTAAAAGGCAGTGATTTAAAAACGGCAATGATCGTTGATTCATTTGTTCCGGAACTTGGCATTCATGATCAAATAGGTGCAAACCCACTTCATTGGGCTGCGTATTTTAGAAATTTGGAGCTATGTACCTATTTTATATCTAAAAAACAATATCCAGTCGTAGTTCAAAATGATGCCGCACATTGTTTTGCTACAGCATTAAATCATACCATGCATTGGATCGATCCCCATATTGAATTAAAAGTTCAGGAGACAGAAAAAATAATTAATTATTGGGAAATAGCAGAAACAAAATATAGATATAGTCTTCAAAAAATAAATAATAAACTCCTGGGAAAGAAATTACTTCAAATCGGAACTATTGCGCTTGCAGTAGCTGCGGCCAGTTATCAAGCAAGCATAGATGCTGCATCAAGTGGTTTTGGCTATTCAAGCATAAATTACCCGATCATAGAAAGTGGTGACCTGCCAAGTATTAAAAAACACATTCATCGCCAAATAACTATTTGTCAAAATTTCAGGAATTTTTTAAAGATAAAAAATTCCATTCCAGAACAAAAAGGAATCCACGAAGAAATTAAAAATCTATTAAATCATGAATAA
- a CDS encoding 3-hydroxyanthranilate 3,4-dioxygenase gives MSVRRPFNIQKWVEEHRSELKPPVANRNLYQDAEDFIVMVVAGPNARKDYHYNETEEWFFQLEGDITVRIQEDGQPVDIPIREGEIFLLPAKTPHSPMRPAGSIGLVIEAKRREQDMDGLMWFCEKCNAKLHDSYFHLENIEKDFLPRFKEYYNSTEMRTCPNCGTIMEADQRFTDPT, from the coding sequence ATGTCCGTACGCAGACCTTTTAACATCCAAAAATGGGTAGAAGAACATCGCTCTGAGCTCAAACCTCCGGTAGCAAATCGAAACCTTTATCAGGACGCAGAAGATTTTATTGTGATGGTTGTAGCTGGTCCGAATGCCCGCAAAGATTATCACTATAACGAAACGGAAGAATGGTTTTTTCAATTAGAGGGCGATATCACGGTCAGAATTCAGGAAGATGGCCAGCCGGTTGATATCCCCATTCGCGAAGGCGAGATTTTTCTATTGCCTGCCAAAACGCCACATTCGCCGATGAGGCCAGCAGGTTCCATCGGCCTGGTCATTGAAGCAAAACGCCGCGAACAGGATATGGATGGTTTGATGTGGTTTTGTGAGAAATGTAATGCGAAATTGCATGACAGTTATTTTCACCTGGAAAATATTGAAAAAGATTTTCTGCCCCGATTCAAGGAATATTACAACTCAACTGAAATGCGAACTTGTCCTAATTGTGGCACCATCATGGAGGCCGATCAAAGATTTACCGATCCTACTTAA
- a CDS encoding UDP-2,3-diacylglucosamine diphosphatase: MLANVYFASDFHLKTDSAESRQREMHIIDWLDSISPDIAELYLVGDVFDFWFDYKKVIPRGFTPILSRLFELRKNNIPVYFFTGNHDLWMFDYFTKELDIPIYKNPIIKEIQGKKIYIGHGDGLGPGDHGYKMIKKLFTNPIAQKMFRWLHPDVGIGLAHYFSSKSREAQDAVQEFLGPEKEWLIQFAEQQLLTDPCDYYIFGHRHLPINYLLSNQHSRYLNLGDWITFRSYGKMQGGNVQLHFYKNEKATPYS, encoded by the coding sequence ATTTTGGCAAACGTTTACTTTGCGTCCGATTTTCACCTGAAAACTGATTCTGCTGAAAGCAGACAAAGGGAAATGCATATCATCGATTGGCTCGATAGCATTTCACCAGATATCGCAGAACTCTATCTTGTTGGTGATGTATTTGATTTTTGGTTTGATTATAAAAAAGTTATTCCTCGCGGATTTACACCAATCCTCTCTCGCTTATTTGAATTGCGAAAAAACAATATTCCCGTCTATTTTTTTACCGGAAATCACGATCTATGGATGTTTGATTATTTTACCAAGGAATTGGATATTCCCATTTATAAAAATCCCATCATCAAAGAAATTCAGGGAAAGAAGATTTACATTGGTCACGGTGACGGCCTTGGACCCGGAGATCATGGTTACAAAATGATTAAAAAATTATTTACGAATCCCATAGCCCAAAAAATGTTCCGTTGGTTGCATCCGGATGTAGGCATTGGTCTTGCGCATTATTTTAGTTCGAAAAGTAGGGAAGCTCAGGATGCGGTTCAGGAATTTCTAGGCCCCGAAAAAGAATGGCTGATTCAGTTTGCAGAACAACAATTGCTAACAGATCCATGCGATTATTATATTTTTGGACACCGCCATTTGCCCATAAATTACTTATTATCAAATCAACATTCGAGATACCTTAATTTGGGCGATTGGATCACATTCCGTTCTTATGGAAAAATGCAAGGGGGAAATGTGCAATTACATTTTTATAAGAATGAAAAAGCGACTCCTTATTCTTAA
- a CDS encoding Omp28-related outer membrane protein, whose protein sequence is MIRKLLLTALSLIFLAQGYTQAKRFVFMEHFTNSRCGVCAGSNPAYYNLLNNYKGHYHHISIHPPIPYSACLLYQANKDDQSQRSNFYNILGTPTIVFNGQTKKSASGVNASFLDSEIKKESAIQLVVSETGSNSKNAIIEIKTIGQKPGGKYRLYVAITERVLNYASPNGEKVHYDVFRDFASAVNGDEIDLADQGGSIVKSYQYLIQPSWNEKEMYIIAWVQDETTKEVINSGTKFDVVSSTDQLKQLNFSIQPNPVQGKLNVHFPNSTNKNARLVITNLLGREIVRTQLNLQNNSFEMNVQHFEKGIYFAKIESGGLSLTKKWVKQ, encoded by the coding sequence ATGATCAGAAAATTACTTTTAACTGCACTTTCGCTTATTTTCTTAGCTCAGGGCTATACTCAGGCCAAACGGTTTGTTTTTATGGAACATTTCACCAACAGCCGTTGTGGTGTTTGTGCCGGGTCAAATCCGGCTTATTATAATTTATTGAACAATTATAAAGGCCATTACCACCACATTTCCATACACCCGCCTATCCCTTACTCAGCTTGTTTGTTATATCAAGCCAACAAAGACGATCAAAGCCAACGCTCCAATTTTTATAATATACTGGGCACTCCTACTATTGTATTCAATGGCCAGACAAAAAAATCTGCCAGTGGTGTGAATGCCTCATTTTTGGACTCTGAAATTAAAAAGGAATCGGCTATACAACTTGTGGTTTCTGAAACGGGAAGTAATTCAAAAAATGCGATCATTGAAATAAAAACAATTGGGCAAAAACCCGGCGGAAAATATCGTCTTTACGTTGCGATTACCGAGCGCGTATTAAATTACGCTTCGCCGAATGGTGAAAAAGTTCATTATGATGTATTCAGAGATTTTGCCAGTGCCGTGAATGGCGATGAAATCGATCTTGCAGATCAAGGCGGTTCTATCGTTAAATCATATCAATATTTGATACAACCAAGCTGGAATGAAAAAGAAATGTATATCATTGCTTGGGTTCAGGATGAAACTACCAAAGAAGTAATAAACAGCGGTACCAAATTTGATGTAGTTAGTTCAACAGATCAATTGAAACAATTGAATTTCAGCATACAACCCAATCCGGTTCAGGGAAAACTCAATGTTCATTTTCCAAACAGTACTAATAAAAATGCTCGTTTGGTGATCACCAATCTATTAGGAAGAGAAATCGTTCGCACCCAATTAAATCTGCAAAACAATTCTTTCGAGATGAATGTCCAGCATTTTGAAAAAGGAATTTATTTTGCAAAAATTGAAAGTGGCGGTTTAAGTCTAACTAAAAAATGGGTAAAACAATAA